Proteins co-encoded in one Arachis stenosperma cultivar V10309 chromosome 7, arast.V10309.gnm1.PFL2, whole genome shotgun sequence genomic window:
- the LOC130941427 gene encoding probable serine/threonine-protein kinase WNK11 isoform X1 yields the protein MMPSVNPDPSDKDAEPFVEVDPTGRYGRYTELLGCGAVKKVYRAFDQEEGIEVAWNQVKLRNFCDDPAMVDRLYSEVRLLRSLAHKNIIALYSVWKDENKNTLNFITEVCTSGNLREYRKKHRHVSLKALKKWSKQILKGLNYLHTHEPCIIHRDLNCSNVFVNGNVGQVKIGDLGLAAIVEKNHSAHSILGTPEFMAPELYDEHYTELVDIYSFGLCVLEMVTLEIPYSECDNVAKIYKKVSSGVRPDALKKVKDPEVKAFIERCIAQPRARPSASELLKDSFFDELEDDDENDESDL from the exons ATG ATGCCAAGTGTTAATCCTGATCCAAGTGACAAAGATGCTGAGCCTTTTGTTGAAGTTGACCCTACTGGACGCTATGGTAGATACACAGAGCTATTAGGATGTGGTGCTGTGAAGAAAGTGTACCGTGCATTTGATCAAGAAGAAGGTATAGAAGTTGCatggaaccaagtgaagctgAGAAATTTCTGTGATGACCCTGCCATGGTGGATAGGCTTTACTCTGAGGTGAGGCTTCTGAGAAGCTTAGCACACAAGAACATCATTGCACTCTACAGTGTTTGGAAGGATGAGAACAAGAACACACTGAATTTCATCACTGAGGTTTGCACAAGTGGGAATCTGAGGGAGTATAGGAAGAAGCATAGACATGTTTCATTGAAGGCACTTAAGAAGTGGTCAAAGCAGATTCTTAAAGGGTTGAATTATTTGCACACTCATGAACCCTGCATCATCCATAGGGACTTGAATTGCAGCAATGTTTTTGTCAATGGGAATGTTGGCCAG GTTAAGATTGGTGACTTGGGTTTGGCTGCAATTGTGGAGAAGAACCATTCAGCACACTCGATCCTCGGCACGCCGGAATTCATGGCACCGGAGCTATACGACGAGCACTACACGGAACTGGTGGACATATACTCATTTGGGTTGTGTGTATTGGAGATGGTGACACTTGAGATTCCTTATAGTGAGTGTGACAATGTTGCAAAGATCTACAAGAAGGTTTCTTCTGGTGTGAGGCCAGATGCACTGAAAAAGGTTAAGGATCCAGAGGTGAAGGCATTCATTGAGAGGTGCATTGCTCAACCAAGGGCAAGACCTTCTGCTTCTGAGCTTCTTAAGGATTCTTTCTTTGATGAACTTGAAGATGATGACGAAAATGATGAATCTGATTTGTGA
- the LOC130941427 gene encoding probable serine/threonine-protein kinase WNK11 isoform X2 yields MPSVNPDPSDKDAEPFVEVDPTGRYGRYTELLGCGAVKKVYRAFDQEEGIEVAWNQVKLRNFCDDPAMVDRLYSEVRLLRSLAHKNIIALYSVWKDENKNTLNFITEVCTSGNLREYRKKHRHVSLKALKKWSKQILKGLNYLHTHEPCIIHRDLNCSNVFVNGNVGQVKIGDLGLAAIVEKNHSAHSILGTPEFMAPELYDEHYTELVDIYSFGLCVLEMVTLEIPYSECDNVAKIYKKVSSGVRPDALKKVKDPEVKAFIERCIAQPRARPSASELLKDSFFDELEDDDENDESDL; encoded by the exons ATGCCAAGTGTTAATCCTGATCCAAGTGACAAAGATGCTGAGCCTTTTGTTGAAGTTGACCCTACTGGACGCTATGGTAGATACACAGAGCTATTAGGATGTGGTGCTGTGAAGAAAGTGTACCGTGCATTTGATCAAGAAGAAGGTATAGAAGTTGCatggaaccaagtgaagctgAGAAATTTCTGTGATGACCCTGCCATGGTGGATAGGCTTTACTCTGAGGTGAGGCTTCTGAGAAGCTTAGCACACAAGAACATCATTGCACTCTACAGTGTTTGGAAGGATGAGAACAAGAACACACTGAATTTCATCACTGAGGTTTGCACAAGTGGGAATCTGAGGGAGTATAGGAAGAAGCATAGACATGTTTCATTGAAGGCACTTAAGAAGTGGTCAAAGCAGATTCTTAAAGGGTTGAATTATTTGCACACTCATGAACCCTGCATCATCCATAGGGACTTGAATTGCAGCAATGTTTTTGTCAATGGGAATGTTGGCCAG GTTAAGATTGGTGACTTGGGTTTGGCTGCAATTGTGGAGAAGAACCATTCAGCACACTCGATCCTCGGCACGCCGGAATTCATGGCACCGGAGCTATACGACGAGCACTACACGGAACTGGTGGACATATACTCATTTGGGTTGTGTGTATTGGAGATGGTGACACTTGAGATTCCTTATAGTGAGTGTGACAATGTTGCAAAGATCTACAAGAAGGTTTCTTCTGGTGTGAGGCCAGATGCACTGAAAAAGGTTAAGGATCCAGAGGTGAAGGCATTCATTGAGAGGTGCATTGCTCAACCAAGGGCAAGACCTTCTGCTTCTGAGCTTCTTAAGGATTCTTTCTTTGATGAACTTGAAGATGATGACGAAAATGATGAATCTGATTTGTGA